In Pseudoxanthobacter soli DSM 19599, the sequence AGCCACGGCCTGCTGACGGACGCGGTCCTCGGGAAAGGCCGTGATGAAGATCAGCGGGGTCCGGTCGCCTTTCGCCCGCAGGACGTTCTGAAGCTCTATGCCCGTCATCCCGGGCATCTGCACATCGGTGATGACGCAGGCCGTGTTGCCGGCCCGGGGCGAGCGGAGGAACTCCTCCGCCGATG encodes:
- a CDS encoding response regulator transcription factor, which encodes MITIIDDDEAVRVATENLVRSLGFATSTFASAEEFLRSPRAGNTACVITDVQMPGMTGIELQNVLRAKGDRTPLIFITAFPEDRVRQQAVAAGAVGFLAKPFEGDAMIACIDRALVAGA